Proteins encoded together in one Porites lutea chromosome 2, jaPorLute2.1, whole genome shotgun sequence window:
- the LOC140925512 gene encoding vesicular inhibitory amino acid transporter-like has protein sequence MNQGYRNLSQVSESDEETVLELQSSDAESSSDDESVSSENYIETESAASPPEGTSSTWKATMNLLNYIEGVGLLALPYSIKKGGITTVISLFLLPIISWYAEKYFAINKEMKQGYRNLPQVNSDEETVLELQSSDAESSSDDESVSSENYVETESAASPPEGTSSTWKTTMNLLNYMEGVGLLALPYSIKKGGITAVISLFLLPIITWYAGKVLAESLYDSDEKKGKIRARSTWKEIGDAIYPKYAGKIVAWTQDIGFVLVAVSYLILCGSLTSHALPTVPLSQTSWTCFAALLILPTMFLKSYSQIAWLSTISIVAIGLTTAITVWYGVKNIENWDPSTLLFWDFEGVFISLGIALSSYGVAEIIPSVEKSMKNKSDFGKALASALAVSVVIKLIIAVFGFLTFGSKTDEAIVNNFPVGPLNITASISLVISSLLSIILCLRPVCESLDESTFFSEITSDISNTIRNMIIRVSLVVITLAIAILGLLWDLNSP, from the exons atgaatcaAGGCTATCGCAACCTGTCACAGGTGAGTGAGAGTGACGAAGAAACAGTCTTGGAACTGCAGTCCTCGGACGCCGAAAGTTCTTCAGATGATGAAAGCGTTTCAAGTGAGAACTATATAGAGACTGAAAGCGCTGCATCTCCCCCTGAAGGGACATCCTCGACATGGAAAGCAACAATGAACTTGTTAAACTATATCGAAGGGGTTGGATTGCTTGCTTTGCCGTATTCTATCAAAAAGGGTGGAATCACGACTGTGATATCACTGTTTTTATTGCCAATTATCTCCTGGTACGCGGAAAA ATATTTcgcaataaacaaagaaatgaaacaaggcTATCGCAACCTGCCACAAGTGAATAGTGACGAAGAAACAGTCTTGGAATTGCAGTCCTCGGACGCCGAAAGTTCTTCAGATGATGAAAGCGTTTCAAGTGAGAACTATGTAGAGACTGAAAGCGCTGCATCTCCGCCTGAAGGGACATCCTCGACATGGAAGACAACAATGAACTTGTTAAACTACATGGAAGGAGTTGGATTGCTTGCTTTGCCGTATTCTATCAAAAAGGGTGGAATCACGGCTGTGATATCCCTGTTTTTACTGCCAATTATCACCTGGTACGCAGGTAAAGTGTTAGCCGAGAGTTTGTACGACAGCGacgagaaaaaaggaaagattcgAGCAAGATCAACTTGGAAGGAGATAGGAGACGCGATATATCCTAAATATGCAGGTAAAATTGTCGCGTGGACTCAAGACATTGGTTTTGTTTTGGTAGCAGTCAGTTATCTAATTCTCTGTGGATCTCTCACCTCCCACGCCCTGCCAACAGTACCCCTCTCGCAAACTTCCTGGACCTGCTTTGCTGCACTGCTTATTCTACCAACAATGTTTTTGAAATCGTACTCCCAGATTGCATGGCTAAGTACTATTAGTATAGTCGCCATTGGTCTAACTACCGCAATAACAGTATGGTATGGCGTTAAAAATATAGAGAATTGGGATCCCAGTACCCTCTTGTTTTGGGACTTCGAAGGAGTCTTCATTTCGTTGGGGATCGCTTTGTCTAGTTACGGTGTTGCAGAGATCATTCCTTCGGTAGAAAAAAGTATGAAGAATAAATCGGACTTTGGAAAAGCGTTGGCTTCCGCACTTGCTGTATCAGTTGTAATTAAACTGATTATTGCAGTCTTTGGATTTTTGACTTTTGGATCCAAGACAGATGAAGCCATTGTTAATAATTTTCCCGTTGGACCGCTAAACATAACCGCTTCTATAAGTCTCGTTATTAGCAGCTTACTCTCAATCATACTTTGCTTGAGACCTGTATGTGAATCTCTCGACGAATCGACgtttttttcagaaataactTCTGATATTTCCAATACCATACGTAATATGATAATTCGGGTTTCGTTGGTAGTCATCACACTGGCGATAGCTATTTTAGGCCtgctctgggaccttaactcgccttaa